The following coding sequences lie in one Oncorhynchus kisutch isolate 150728-3 linkage group LG17, Okis_V2, whole genome shotgun sequence genomic window:
- the gpr3 gene encoding G protein-coupled receptor 3: MMTQNDSDIWFEESSGSGMTSPLSQLDQSDPTTIPEASPLSLWGVALCVSGTLIVSENTIVVAAILATPSLRAPVFLLLASLALADLLAGVALILHFLFLFCVEPTDWSDLMTSGLLATSLTASLLSLMGVALDRYLSLSHALTYGSRHSRRCAAGLLALVWLGSCLIGLGPMLGWHCLNDITSCSVARPLTRTYLSLLCGGFLLVIMVTLQLYTGICRVARRHAHAIATQRHFLPDDQSYNSKHGGRGKGLSRLLLVLGVFVSCWTPFALYGLLGDASSSPLYTYATLVPAAGNSLLNPLLYSLRNRDIRKVLLHACCPHRHTHNTHGPVDV; the protein is encoded by the coding sequence ATGATGACCCAGAATGACTCGGACATCTGGTTCGAGGAGTCTTCAGGTTCAGGGATGACTTCGCCCCTTTCCCAGCTGGACCAATCAGATCCCACAACCATTCCTGAGGCCTCTCCTCTCAGCCTATGGGGAGTGGCACTGTGCGTCTCCGGAACCCTCATTGTGTCCGAGAACACCATCGTAGTGGCGGCCATCTTGGCCACGCCTTCTCTCCGTGCTCCTGTCTTCCTGCTCCTCGCCAGCCTGGCATTGGCCGACCTGCTGGCGGGCGTGGCCTTGATCCTgcacttcctcttcctgttctgTGTGGAGCCCACGGATTGGTCAGATCTGATGACGTCAGGGCTTCTGGCGACATCACTAACCGCCTCCCTCCTCAGCCTGATGGGCGTGGCGCTGGACCGTTACCTGTCGCTAAGCCACGCCCTCACCTACGGCTCCCGCCACTCGCGTCGATGCGCCGCTGGTCTGCTGGCACTCGTCTGGCTGGGGTCATGTCTGATCGGCTTGGGCCCAATGCTGGGGTGGCACTGCCTCAATGACATCACATCCTGTTCCGTGGCGCGACCCCTGACCCGGACGTACCTGTCGTTGCTTTGTGGCGGCTTCCTGCTGGTCATCATGGTAACGCTGCAGCTATACACCGGGATCTGCCGTGTCGCTAGGCGGCACGCCCATGCCATCGCCACGCAGAGGCACTTCCTGCCTGACGACCAATCGTACAACAGCAAGCACGGGGGCCGGGGGAAGGGCCTATCTAGGCTGTTGTTAGTCCTCGGAGTGTTTGTCAGCTGCTGGACGCCCTTCGCCCTTTACGGTTTGCTGGGCGACGCATCTAGCTCGCCCCTGTATACGTACGCTACGTTAGTGCCGGCTGCGGGGAACTCTCTGCTCAACCCTCTGCTGTATAGCCTGAGGAACAGAGACATACGCAAGGTGCTGCTGCACGCCTGCtgtcctcacagacacacacacaacacacacgggCCTGTTGACGTGTAG
- the cd164l2 gene encoding CD164 sialomucin-like 2 protein produces MRGLELKALGAALLVLSVVITSHCQSDSSDCSQAESCDLCVGDSTLNLTGCVWRVCGNSNDTGCVSDQGDSQNCNVTNDPAMCTVMEIAEEGEGDSDESPPEPSEFSQASFDMSSFIGGIILVLCVQAGGFFAMRFLKKDTTYDPIEQPA; encoded by the exons ATGCGAGGGTTAGAGCTAAAGGCCCTCGGTGCAGCGTTGCTGGTCCTTTCAGTGGTTATCACCTCTCATTGTCAGTCGGACTCTTCAG ACTGCTCCCAGGCTGAGTCATGTGACCTGTGTGTCGGAGACTCCACCTTAAATCTGACTGGCTGTGTCTGGAGGGTCTGCGGGaaca GTAATGATACTGGGTGTGTATCAGATCAGGGTGATTCTCAGAACTGTAATGTGACAAACGACCCAGCCATGTGCACAg TCATGGAGATAGCGGAAGAAGGTGAAGGGGACTCAG ATGAGTCTCCTCCAGAGCCATCAGAGTTCTCCCAGGCCAGCTTTGACATGTCCAGTTTCATAGGAGGCATCATCCTGGTGTTGTGTGTACAGGCTGGGGGATTCTTCGCCATGCGCTTCCTCAAGAAAGATACCACCTACGACcccat agagcaGCCAgcctag